The following are from one region of the Paenalkalicoccus suaedae genome:
- a CDS encoding flavin monoamine oxidase family protein → MTQSIIVIGAGLAGLSAATALKNANCHLTMLEAAPQAGGKVKSWISEKDDTYIEEGAQFINTDMTQMVKLATSAGLSIVQTGSKPDGISIAAPEQAPISDELFDHEDELDDIVITRKEEDIPLSSLYNRLDITKDEQQLISSMYGELINVNPQLVSAAGFLSIHKRFASMQDDTTHQVAGPLSHLVGHLLKQLPTVHFSEPARSIFSDEKGVTVQTDKQEYQADGVVIAVPPAVASKLTYSSNLVSHFKQALDSYINGSIIKITWEYETPFWEELKGRDEVIHMAEATFTTPQGISVQDTSARGINNRLTMFIGADLAEELATKKEDDVVRIAEEWLKEAVGERAFTYSRRHVSTWVNDPLCGGGYGAAVRYGSMIAPYELLREPYARTVFASSELTKEFAHHMEGALRAGKYAATSLLSFLKKKG, encoded by the coding sequence ATGACACAATCTATCATCGTAATAGGCGCCGGTCTAGCCGGATTATCTGCCGCAACGGCATTAAAGAACGCAAACTGCCACCTCACCATGTTAGAAGCTGCACCTCAAGCTGGAGGTAAAGTGAAATCATGGATCAGTGAGAAGGATGACACGTATATAGAGGAAGGCGCACAGTTTATTAATACCGACATGACGCAGATGGTCAAGCTTGCAACATCTGCAGGGTTATCTATTGTTCAAACGGGTAGCAAGCCTGACGGTATTAGTATAGCAGCTCCCGAGCAAGCACCTATAAGCGACGAACTCTTTGATCATGAAGATGAACTAGATGACATCGTGATTACACGGAAAGAGGAAGACATCCCCCTTTCCTCTCTGTATAATCGTTTAGATATTACAAAGGACGAACAGCAACTTATCTCTAGTATGTACGGCGAATTAATAAATGTGAACCCTCAGCTTGTTAGTGCTGCAGGATTTTTATCGATCCATAAACGGTTTGCTTCTATGCAGGATGACACAACGCACCAGGTAGCAGGTCCTCTATCTCATTTAGTCGGCCATTTACTCAAGCAACTTCCTACTGTTCATTTTTCTGAGCCCGCCCGTTCCATTTTTTCAGACGAAAAAGGGGTAACGGTCCAGACAGATAAGCAAGAATATCAGGCAGATGGCGTTGTCATAGCCGTTCCTCCTGCAGTAGCGAGTAAGCTTACGTATTCATCCAACTTAGTGTCACACTTCAAGCAAGCATTGGATAGCTATATTAACGGCTCTATTATTAAAATCACATGGGAATACGAGACCCCGTTTTGGGAAGAGCTAAAAGGACGTGATGAGGTTATTCACATGGCGGAGGCAACCTTCACGACTCCTCAAGGAATATCGGTGCAGGATACGTCTGCTAGAGGGATAAATAATCGACTCACGATGTTTATCGGCGCAGATCTCGCAGAAGAATTAGCAACTAAAAAGGAAGACGATGTAGTCAGAATAGCAGAAGAGTGGCTTAAAGAAGCTGTTGGTGAACGTGCATTTACTTATTCCCGTAGACACGTAAGCACGTGGGTCAACGATCCACTGTGCGGAGGCGGATACGGAGCTGCTGTCCGTTATGGATCGATGATCGCCCCATATGAACTGCTACGTGAGCCATATGCACGGACCGTGTTTGCTAGTAGCGAATTAACAAAGGAATTCGCACATCATATGGAGGGGGCGCTCCGAGCAGGTAAATATGCTGCAACTTCCTTACTCTCTTTTCTTAAGAAAAAGGGGTAA
- the rodA gene encoding rod shape-determining protein RodA: MQERKSPIQQLDFTLLFFLFCLMCISLVAIYSAASTEQYAVPASHFVQRQIIWFVIGTVLMVFAMIIDYEFFKNFSIPLYIGSMVLLLAVSFTPLGIERNGAQRWLGVEDLIAFQPSEFVKVFLVIILAHLLYTIMKKPREKSFKSDVVVVGKILAVGLPPFALILQQPDLGTALVILAMIAIMILMAGVTFRMLGLLVSLGAGFIAVLVWMHNNMFEVFNRIIRDHQLSRIYAWLDPNANIGGEGYQLYHAIQGIGAGRLYGSGLGEGVKTASGTIPEIHTDFIFTVIGEEFGFIGATVLLIVYFLLLYRMIIIAFTCNNSFGTFIVAGVVGLIVFQVFQNIGMTIGLVPITGLALPFVSYGGSALVTNMLAIGLVLNVNIRTKHYMFGEEE, translated from the coding sequence ATGCAAGAGCGTAAAAGTCCAATCCAACAGCTGGACTTCACGTTATTATTCTTTTTATTTTGTTTAATGTGTATAAGTTTAGTTGCGATATATAGCGCTGCATCAACGGAACAGTATGCGGTGCCTGCAAGTCACTTCGTGCAACGACAAATTATTTGGTTTGTTATCGGGACAGTTCTCATGGTCTTTGCCATGATTATTGACTACGAGTTCTTTAAGAATTTTAGTATTCCTTTATATATTGGTAGTATGGTGTTACTATTAGCAGTTAGTTTTACTCCGTTGGGTATCGAACGAAACGGAGCGCAACGCTGGTTGGGAGTCGAAGACCTTATCGCCTTTCAACCCTCTGAATTCGTTAAAGTATTTTTAGTTATTATTCTCGCCCATCTTCTTTACACAATTATGAAGAAACCACGAGAAAAGTCATTTAAATCAGACGTAGTTGTCGTTGGTAAAATATTAGCCGTTGGATTACCACCATTTGCTCTTATTTTACAACAGCCTGACTTAGGTACAGCACTTGTCATTTTAGCCATGATTGCGATTATGATCTTAATGGCTGGAGTAACATTTAGAATGCTTGGTTTATTGGTGTCACTAGGTGCGGGATTCATTGCTGTTTTAGTATGGATGCACAATAATATGTTTGAAGTCTTTAATCGTATTATTCGAGACCACCAATTAAGCCGTATATACGCATGGCTTGATCCGAATGCCAATATTGGCGGAGAAGGCTACCAGCTCTATCACGCTATTCAAGGAATTGGAGCAGGAAGACTATATGGATCTGGTCTTGGAGAAGGTGTAAAAACAGCAAGTGGAACAATCCCTGAAATTCATACAGACTTTATCTTTACTGTTATAGGGGAAGAGTTTGGCTTTATAGGAGCAACCGTATTACTAATTGTTTACTTCCTCTTGCTTTATCGCATGATTATTATTGCATTTACGTGTAATAATTCTTTTGGTACGTTTATCGTAGCAGGTGTTGTTGGTCTTATCGTCTTCCAAGTTTTCCAAAACATCGGTATGACGATTGGTCTTGTCCCTATCACAGGTCTTGCGCTACCGTTTGTTAGCTATGGAGGTAGTGCACTGGTTACCAACATGCTCGCCATAGGGCTCGTGCTCAATGTGAATATACGGACGAAGCACTACATGTTTGGGGAGGAGGAGTAA
- a CDS encoding putative motility protein produces MTISAMMNAQTQQLQHTVSLSILQSSLQTQAAASIHMLDKMNETSPAPHPYAGKQIDWKA; encoded by the coding sequence TTGACGATCAGTGCTATGATGAATGCACAAACGCAACAGCTACAGCACACCGTGAGCCTTAGTATTTTACAAAGCTCCCTGCAAACTCAAGCTGCCGCAAGTATTCATATGCTTGATAAGATGAATGAGACTTCGCCTGCCCCACATCCATATGCGGGCAAGCAGATTGACTGGAAAGCGTAA
- the cysK gene encoding cysteine synthase A, giving the protein MNELIGDTPLVKLRHLTGANHATVYLKLEFMNPSGSVKDRAASNMIEQAEKDGLLTKDSVIIEPTSGNTGIGLAMTAAAKGYKAILTMPDTMSQERINLLKAYGAKVELTPGDKKMPGAIERAKELAKEIPNAFIPMQFENHANPDAHRGSTALEIIDGMKQIGKDLSAFVATSGTGGTITGTGEELKKVYKDLTVHVVEPKGSPVLSGGKPGPHKLVGTSPGFVPPILNEEVYGEIFQISDEDAYEVTRRLAREEGILVGPSSGAACYAALQVASRLTKDDVVVCIACDTGERYLSTDLFQFEG; this is encoded by the coding sequence ATGAATGAACTAATAGGTGATACACCTCTTGTTAAGCTACGTCATCTAACAGGAGCAAATCACGCTACGGTATATTTAAAGCTAGAGTTTATGAATCCGAGCGGAAGTGTAAAGGATCGCGCAGCATCGAATATGATTGAACAAGCAGAGAAGGACGGTCTTTTAACAAAGGACTCCGTTATCATTGAACCGACGTCCGGCAACACTGGCATTGGACTTGCCATGACGGCTGCCGCTAAGGGCTATAAGGCCATCTTAACGATGCCGGATACGATGTCTCAGGAGCGTATTAACCTGCTAAAAGCTTACGGAGCTAAAGTAGAATTAACCCCTGGAGACAAAAAAATGCCTGGTGCAATTGAGCGCGCAAAGGAGCTTGCTAAAGAGATTCCTAACGCATTCATTCCGATGCAGTTCGAAAACCACGCTAACCCTGACGCACACCGTGGTTCAACAGCTCTTGAAATCATCGATGGCATGAAGCAAATCGGGAAGGATCTTTCCGCGTTTGTCGCGACTTCTGGCACTGGAGGGACGATTACTGGTACAGGAGAAGAGCTCAAAAAGGTATATAAAGATTTAACAGTGCACGTAGTAGAGCCAAAAGGCTCACCTGTTTTATCAGGTGGAAAACCAGGTCCCCATAAGCTTGTTGGTACGTCTCCAGGATTTGTACCACCAATTTTAAACGAAGAGGTATATGGAGAAATTTTTCAAATCTCGGATGAGGATGCATATGAGGTAACACGTAGACTCGCTCGTGAAGAAGGTATTTTAGTTGGCCCTTCCTCCGGCGCCGCCTGCTACGCTGCTCTGCAAGTAGCATCAAGGTTAACAAAAGATGATGTCGTTGTATGTATCGCCTGTGATACAGGAGAACGCTACCTGTCAACTGACTTATTTCAATTTGAAGGGTAA
- a CDS encoding pseudouridine synthase, with amino-acid sequence MRADKLLSHLGYGSRKDVKRLLKEGALVANGLTVKDGKVKVDPDKDELMLYGEPVEYREFIYIMLHKPAGTVSATEDTRDQTVIDLLGPDEVLFEPFPVGRLDKDTTGLLLLTNDGKLGHRLTSPKHKVDKEYRVHSKLPLTENDVEVLESGVKLDDGYETKPAKVRFEGEKRDVFWLTIQEGKFHQVKRMLEAVDNKVTALKRERHGSLLLDETLKPGQYRELTEEELQLLMDAD; translated from the coding sequence ATGCGCGCAGATAAATTACTCTCCCACCTTGGATATGGAAGCCGTAAAGATGTGAAGCGTCTGTTAAAGGAAGGCGCGCTTGTCGCGAATGGCTTGACGGTGAAAGACGGCAAGGTGAAGGTCGATCCTGACAAGGACGAGCTCATGCTTTACGGAGAGCCAGTGGAGTATCGCGAATTCATTTACATCATGCTTCATAAACCTGCTGGGACAGTCTCAGCAACAGAAGACACGAGGGACCAAACAGTCATTGATTTACTCGGACCTGATGAAGTACTGTTTGAGCCATTCCCAGTTGGCAGGCTCGACAAAGATACTACAGGCCTCTTATTATTAACAAACGACGGTAAGCTCGGGCACCGCTTAACCTCACCAAAACACAAAGTCGATAAAGAGTACCGCGTTCACTCAAAGCTTCCTTTGACCGAAAACGATGTGGAGGTGCTTGAGAGCGGAGTGAAATTGGACGATGGGTATGAGACAAAGCCCGCTAAAGTTCGTTTTGAAGGGGAAAAGCGAGACGTGTTTTGGCTAACAATTCAAGAAGGAAAGTTTCATCAAGTTAAACGCATGCTTGAAGCAGTCGATAATAAAGTGACAGCTCTAAAAAGAGAGCGTCACGGTAGCCTACTTTTAGATGAAACGTTAAAGCCAGGGCAATATCGTGAGCTAACGGAAGAAGAGCTACAGCTACTCATGGATGCAGATTAA
- the ftsW gene encoding putative lipid II flippase FtsW, whose protein sequence is MEAEKRKLYIDWYLITVIAILTAFGLVMVYSASFVEGYQDHDNMRYFFNRQLQFLLIGSVMFTFLMFFPYRHYQKLIIPILFLCFALLIAVLIPGVGNTVNGATRWIQIGPFGLQASEFVKLGAIIYLSYIYSRKQAYINSFLGGFMPPLIIVGGFFFLIMMQPDLGTGMSIVLVAILIAFFSGARYLHLFAIGSVAAGVMYWYANSEQYRLDRLIGFRTPFELEQTQGFQLVQSYIAIAHGGLTGAGLGNSVQKLFYLPEAHTDFILAIVSEELGFLGIVFLFSAILFLIGRGVLIGARCKDAFGSLLAFGIVFQLSIQIILNAGAVSGMLPITGIPFPFVSYGGSSLLVTMMSMGVLANVSRRTEKDRQEKRGIPEQAKEEPAVSASARTSYSYSK, encoded by the coding sequence TTGGAAGCGGAAAAGAGAAAGCTGTACATAGATTGGTATTTAATTACGGTAATCGCCATATTAACAGCTTTTGGGCTTGTGATGGTGTATAGCGCTAGTTTTGTAGAAGGCTATCAGGATCATGATAATATGCGCTACTTTTTTAATAGACAGCTTCAATTTCTACTAATTGGCTCAGTCATGTTTACATTTTTAATGTTTTTCCCATATCGTCACTATCAAAAGCTAATAATACCTATTTTATTTTTATGCTTTGCTCTATTGATTGCAGTTTTAATTCCTGGAGTAGGTAATACCGTAAATGGAGCGACAAGATGGATTCAGATTGGGCCGTTTGGGTTACAAGCATCCGAATTCGTGAAGCTTGGAGCAATCATCTATTTATCGTATATTTATTCAAGAAAACAGGCGTACATAAATAGCTTTTTAGGAGGATTCATGCCACCGCTTATTATTGTAGGTGGATTCTTCTTCTTAATCATGATGCAGCCTGATTTAGGTACAGGAATGTCGATTGTACTAGTTGCTATTTTAATTGCGTTCTTTTCTGGCGCAAGATATCTACATCTCTTTGCGATTGGGTCTGTCGCAGCTGGTGTCATGTACTGGTATGCGAATTCCGAGCAGTATCGACTTGACCGTCTTATTGGTTTCCGTACACCGTTTGAGTTAGAGCAAACACAAGGCTTCCAGCTTGTGCAGTCGTATATCGCGATCGCTCACGGTGGCTTAACAGGTGCGGGACTTGGTAACAGTGTGCAAAAGCTATTTTATTTACCTGAGGCTCATACGGACTTTATCCTCGCCATTGTTAGTGAGGAACTGGGGTTTTTAGGTATCGTTTTTCTTTTCAGTGCGATTTTATTCTTAATCGGGCGAGGTGTCCTTATTGGCGCTAGGTGTAAGGATGCATTTGGAAGCCTGTTAGCATTTGGAATCGTATTTCAGCTAAGTATACAAATTATTTTAAACGCAGGTGCAGTGAGTGGCATGCTTCCTATCACTGGTATCCCATTTCCTTTCGTCAGCTATGGGGGGTCCTCCTTATTAGTTACAATGATGTCGATGGGAGTACTTGCAAACGTATCACGACGTACGGAAAAAGATCGTCAAGAAAAGCGTGGAATTCCGGAACAAGCGAAAGAAGAACCAGCGGTTTCAGCTTCGGCGCGCACATCTTATTCGTATAGTAAATAG
- the thpR gene encoding RNA 2',3'-cyclic phosphodiesterase, with product MHHFIGISATPEVASAGVAARLDMIHQYNVLPDPRDMHITLLFLGGFEFAKVEELWDRIATIPSPSFPLTFSKRASFGLATRPRVLFLAPEHSNALLDLQAMVRKSGDDVSFEGDRRPYHPHMTIAKKWRGVERTAPLDDIKIKPVTMTVAEIHLYEIRIGEVPRYERIQTKRLE from the coding sequence ATGCATCACTTTATCGGTATTTCAGCAACACCAGAGGTTGCGTCAGCGGGTGTTGCAGCAAGACTTGACATGATTCACCAGTATAATGTGTTACCGGACCCACGTGATATGCATATTACATTACTGTTTCTTGGTGGTTTTGAATTCGCAAAAGTGGAGGAGTTATGGGATAGAATCGCTACCATACCAAGTCCTAGCTTTCCCCTCACATTTTCTAAGCGAGCGAGCTTTGGACTTGCGACACGTCCTCGCGTGCTATTTTTAGCGCCAGAGCATTCCAACGCCCTCCTAGATCTCCAAGCTATGGTCAGAAAATCGGGTGATGACGTATCATTTGAAGGAGACAGAAGACCCTATCATCCGCATATGACAATTGCTAAAAAGTGGAGAGGAGTGGAAAGGACCGCTCCACTTGACGATATAAAGATTAAGCCCGTCACGATGACAGTTGCGGAGATCCATCTCTATGAGATCCGAATTGGAGAAGTGCCGAGATACGAGAGAATACAAACAAAGAGGCTAGAATAG
- the proC gene encoding pyrroline-5-carboxylate reductase, whose protein sequence is MVMKQKLLFIGAGRMAEAIIAGIVKTNPEAIGSITVANQTNQDTLHRLEETYGVATTTVWMSEVESHDAIILATPPHTHDAILRDLARVIDHKLVLTVAAGIDPAYMEERLPSGTPTAWIMPNTAAQVGESMSTYTCGEYVTAKHRELIQAILDAIGYSEEFPPQLVHDLTAITGSAPAFLYHIADALEKAAESYDISQEQARELVIKMMKGSIAMLEEGHEPKDLIAQVASPGGSTAQGLLVLKERQVQEAFKEAVIATNKHARGAE, encoded by the coding sequence ATGGTGATGAAGCAGAAACTTTTATTTATTGGAGCTGGCCGAATGGCGGAAGCGATTATTGCGGGTATTGTGAAAACAAACCCTGAGGCGATTGGCTCTATCACAGTAGCGAACCAAACAAATCAAGACACCTTACATAGATTAGAAGAAACGTATGGCGTAGCAACAACAACAGTATGGATGAGCGAGGTCGAAAGTCATGATGCGATTATTCTCGCAACGCCTCCTCACACGCATGATGCGATCCTAAGAGACTTAGCTCGTGTGATTGATCACAAACTTGTTTTGACCGTTGCGGCGGGGATTGATCCAGCGTACATGGAGGAGCGTTTGCCTAGTGGGACTCCGACTGCATGGATTATGCCGAATACGGCAGCGCAGGTTGGGGAATCGATGTCTACTTATACATGCGGAGAGTATGTCACAGCCAAGCATCGCGAATTGATTCAAGCAATATTAGATGCTATCGGCTATTCCGAAGAGTTTCCTCCACAGCTCGTTCATGATCTAACGGCAATTACAGGGAGCGCTCCGGCCTTTTTGTATCATATTGCGGATGCGTTAGAAAAAGCGGCAGAGTCGTACGATATTTCGCAAGAACAGGCACGAGAGCTTGTCATTAAAATGATGAAAGGCTCCATTGCGATGCTAGAAGAAGGGCATGAGCCGAAGGATTTAATTGCGCAGGTGGCCTCACCTGGAGGTTCAACAGCGCAAGGGTTACTCGTTCTAAAAGAAAGACAGGTGCAAGAGGCATTTAAAGAGGCAGTTATAGCTACGAATAAGCATGCGAGAGGAGCGGAATAA
- a CDS encoding putative polysaccharide biosynthesis protein has translation MSEQQLIRGTMILSMGIFITKILGLIYVFPFTALVGQQGLALYTYGYTPYTVLLSVATLGVPLAVSKFVSKYNALGDYHTGQRLLKSGLIFMSISGFIAFLLLFSLAEPIANRVLDADDLSGNTISDAVFVIRMVSAALIVVPVMAIIRGYFQGHNSMGPTAVSQVIEQVIRIAFILLLTWIILYQFEGSLGTAVGFATFGAFVGAIGGLVVLLYYYKKRMPSLQEQVKESAVDHKLPLSTMYKELIRYALPLSFVGLAIPLYQMVDLFTFNHAMITRAGFEAVEAERYFGAFQQASHKLIMIPVSIATAMSLTILPTVTKAHTMNDTDRLQRTVTQTYQIIVFLTVPAAIGLMLVATPAYAALFGFDGLQIGAEVLRAYAPAAILFSVFAVTASLLQGINKQYYAILALVAGLAFKLLTNSLFIGWFGPEGAILATTIGYAVAVFVNAYAIGKFTNYNYKQIGKRFVVVAAFTLLMGAVVAFLTYGLTETLTLDTRMNAFIVLLLAVGAGGIVYMNLAIRSGLAGIVLGERFAVLKKR, from the coding sequence ATGTCAGAACAACAGCTTATTAGAGGGACGATGATTTTGAGTATGGGAATTTTTATTACAAAAATTCTTGGACTTATTTACGTGTTCCCATTTACAGCATTAGTCGGTCAGCAAGGACTGGCCTTATATACGTATGGGTACACGCCTTATACCGTGCTTTTAAGTGTGGCAACATTAGGCGTTCCTCTTGCCGTATCCAAATTTGTATCAAAATATAATGCGCTTGGAGACTATCACACTGGTCAACGTTTGCTTAAGTCGGGTCTAATTTTTATGTCGATAAGCGGGTTTATTGCATTCCTTCTTCTATTTTCCCTAGCAGAGCCGATAGCGAATCGTGTTTTAGACGCGGATGATTTAAGTGGGAATACAATCTCCGACGCTGTGTTTGTTATTCGTATGGTGAGTGCCGCTCTGATTGTCGTTCCTGTCATGGCGATTATTCGAGGCTACTTTCAAGGGCATAATTCGATGGGACCGACCGCAGTTTCACAAGTCATCGAGCAGGTCATTCGCATCGCATTTATTCTTCTCTTAACATGGATTATTTTGTATCAGTTTGAGGGCTCACTAGGCACAGCAGTTGGATTCGCCACATTCGGCGCATTTGTTGGAGCGATTGGCGGACTCGTCGTACTCTTATATTATTATAAGAAACGAATGCCGTCGCTGCAGGAGCAGGTAAAAGAGAGTGCGGTGGATCATAAGCTACCGCTATCCACGATGTATAAAGAGCTTATTCGGTACGCGCTACCTTTATCGTTTGTTGGTCTCGCGATTCCGCTTTATCAAATGGTCGATTTATTTACGTTCAACCATGCGATGATCACACGAGCAGGGTTTGAAGCAGTCGAGGCAGAGAGATATTTTGGTGCTTTCCAGCAGGCTTCTCATAAATTAATTATGATTCCTGTATCCATCGCAACAGCGATGTCCTTGACGATTTTACCAACAGTTACAAAAGCACATACGATGAATGATACAGATCGGTTGCAACGAACGGTCACGCAAACGTATCAGATTATTGTCTTTTTAACTGTGCCAGCGGCGATTGGTCTCATGCTTGTTGCGACTCCAGCTTATGCGGCGCTGTTTGGATTTGACGGGTTACAAATTGGGGCAGAGGTGCTTCGTGCATATGCTCCAGCGGCGATTCTTTTCTCCGTGTTTGCTGTTACAGCCTCCTTATTACAAGGAATCAATAAGCAGTATTATGCGATTTTAGCTTTAGTTGCAGGACTTGCGTTTAAACTGTTAACGAACAGTTTATTTATTGGCTGGTTTGGTCCGGAAGGTGCCATCTTAGCTACAACGATCGGCTATGCTGTCGCTGTATTCGTAAATGCTTATGCGATCGGCAAATTTACGAACTACAACTACAAGCAAATCGGTAAACGATTCGTCGTGGTCGCAGCATTTACCCTATTGATGGGCGCAGTTGTAGCATTTTTAACCTATGGATTAACAGAAACATTAACGTTAGATACGCGTATGAACGCGTTTATCGTCTTATTACTTGCTGTCGGAGCTGGAGGAATTGTGTATATGAATTTAGCAATTCGCTCAGGTCTTGCAGGAATTGTATTAGGGGAACGATTTGCGGTATTAAAAAAGCGTTAA
- a CDS encoding winged helix-turn-helix transcriptional regulator, whose product MEQLAMCPKFESAFQLLGKRWNGLIIRVLLNGPVRFRDISTNIPSMSDKMLVERLKQLEEVGVVERSVYPETPVRIEYALTDKGRALKPALDEIQSWAESWMHQEHE is encoded by the coding sequence ATGGAACAATTAGCAATGTGCCCTAAGTTTGAGTCTGCATTTCAGCTATTAGGTAAACGATGGAACGGTTTAATTATTCGCGTGCTTTTAAATGGCCCGGTACGCTTTCGTGATATTTCAACAAATATTCCAAGTATGAGCGATAAAATGCTCGTAGAACGACTAAAACAGCTTGAAGAAGTAGGCGTTGTAGAGCGCAGCGTTTATCCTGAGACACCTGTACGTATTGAATATGCGTTAACGGACAAAGGTCGCGCGTTAAAGCCTGCCTTAGACGAAATTCAATCATGGGCAGAATCATGGATGCACCAAGAGCACGAGTAA
- a CDS encoding DeoR family transcriptional regulator, whose product MKPSTDRMLTRIKAIYLYIKKNGSVSTKELVEEFGCTERTIQRDLNVLEYNDLVISHERGVWTTTKKKTKVS is encoded by the coding sequence TTGAAGCCTTCAACCGACCGTATGTTGACTCGAATTAAAGCAATCTACCTTTACATCAAAAAGAATGGTAGTGTCTCCACCAAGGAGCTGGTTGAGGAGTTCGGTTGTACCGAACGTACGATTCAGCGAGATCTTAATGTGCTTGAATACAACGATCTTGTTATCAGTCATGAACGCGGTGTATGGACAACGACGAAGAAAAAGACAAAGGTATCATAA
- a CDS encoding secondary thiamine-phosphate synthase enzyme YjbQ: protein MVTKLKLSTNSRDEMVDITKQVAEVIRDHGVQNGVVHVYCAHTTAGITINENADPDVKTDMLRRFDEVYPWDHHLDKHAEGNTAAHMKASTVGSSQAVIIHESEMILGTWQGIYFCEFDGPRQRSVFVKIIES from the coding sequence ATGGTTACAAAGCTAAAGCTCTCAACAAATAGTCGGGATGAAATGGTGGATATAACGAAGCAAGTAGCAGAAGTGATTCGTGATCACGGTGTGCAAAATGGCGTGGTGCATGTTTACTGTGCGCATACAACAGCAGGAATTACGATTAATGAGAATGCCGATCCCGATGTGAAAACCGATATGTTACGAAGGTTTGATGAAGTGTACCCATGGGATCATCATCTCGATAAGCATGCGGAAGGCAATACAGCTGCGCATATGAAAGCCTCTACAGTAGGTTCTTCTCAAGCAGTTATTATTCATGAATCAGAAATGATTCTTGGCACGTGGCAAGGCATTTATTTTTGTGAATTTGATGGTCCAAGACAGCGCTCCGTTTTTGTTAAAATTATAGAATCTTAA